In Bombus terrestris chromosome 6, iyBomTerr1.2, whole genome shotgun sequence, a single window of DNA contains:
- the LOC100642248 gene encoding homeobox protein 2-like → MNPTKWNLVSMVMLSLIFAAIQTPSKQNPEQSKHHSGKRHASASSQSFNTPSYWEHILREFVFKTISPPPSGNHQLYRRLLEAPFYGGPFPIVSNDAANVVLSRGDVYQLPSGLWLFCQQGCVECGVCIDHTHPTVKWVLRRIKRTSSHGAARHDLQLTILPQVDGSYHTRSLWPQTYVYVTSEGEQDIYMNDKHSYHSDGAAYVAVENDFSGQRKPGNFWSYVDKNSLPQKRIVGNSTDDIVSKKRNESDVEETLESTSAMPKKDDAEINGEKRNELRNVKRQRPELKVTREKENLNGSSKDVGSKENLSESSKGVSLKENVSGSSKDVRSRENGSKVKQSIPKLILGTDQMGQKHLVHVVPADGSTNTSLMNSAVSNILNAAGRNRTAYQRILRRIFDSLNNNRRSIESFLEPLTSTEKLSRQEEEHQLQETRNDFPGFGAAGRLHPLHSKENKNESSFEKRWPYTLNWNRERTTSSDNAFANKFVNNTINFGRKSNNGYTLNLKMQNNIAENKNISNRFHSRLSEDNYNNNTFHNNFKINNISRNSQEYRFSPRRYKILVTTESTTKFDDITKRNKS, encoded by the exons ATGAATCCGACAAAGTGGAACCTTGTCTCAATGGTGATG CTCTCGCTAATCTTCGCGGCCATCCAGACACCGTCAAAACAAAATCCAGAGCAGTCGAAACATCATTCCGGAAAGCGTCACGCCTCTGCATCAAGTCAATCATTTAACACGCCATCCTACTGGGAGCATATTCTCCGAGAGTTCGTGTTCAAGACGATCTCGCCACCGCCATCAGGAAATCACCAGCTGTACAGACGTCTGTTGGAGGCGCCATTTTACGGCGGCCCGTTTCCCATCGTCTCGAACGACGCGGCCAACGTCGTGTTGTCGCGTGGCGACGTTTACCAACTACCGAGTGGCCTCTGGCTGTTCTGTCAACAAGGATGCGTCGAATGCGGCGTGTGTATCGACCACACGCACCCTACGGTCAAGTGGGTGCTGCGGAGAATCAAGAGAACCTCTTCACACGGCGCCGCAAGACACGATCTTCAGCTGACGATCTTACCGCAGGTAGACGGTAGCTACCACACGAGGAGCCTGTGGCCGCAAACGTACGTCTACGTGACGTCAGAAGGCGAGCAGGATATCTACATGAACGATAAGCATAGCTATCATAGCGACGGCGCTGCTTACGTCGCCGTTGAAAATGATTTTTCCGGTCAGAGAAAACCTGGAAACTTTTGGTCGTACGTAGACAAGAATTCGTTGCCTCAGAAACGTATTGTTGGAAACTCGACTGACGATATTGTTTCTAAGAAACGTAATGAAAGTGATGTTGAAGAGACTTTGGAGAGCACAAGCGCGATGCCGAAAAAGGATGACGCAGAAATAAATGGCGAGAAGAGGAATGAGTTGAGAAATGTCAAAAGACAACGTCCAGAGTTGAAGGTTACTAGggagaaagaaaatttgaacGGATCTTCGAAGGATGTTGGATCGAAGGAAAATTTGAGCGAATCCTCGAAGGGTGTTTCATTAAAAGAAAATGTGAGTGGATCTTCGAAGGATGTCAGATCGAGGGAAAATGGGAGCAAGGTGAAGCAATCGATACCAAAGTTGATTCTGGGTACTGATCAGATGGGACAGAAACACTTGGTACACGTAGTGCCTGCTGACGGATCGACGAATACGAGTTTGATGAACTCTGCGGTATCGAATATTTTGAACGCAGCTGGTCGGAACAGGACTGCTTATCAGAGAATATTAAGAAGGATATTTGATTCTTTGAACAATAACAGGAGATCTATTGAAAGTTTTCTGGAACCTCTGACGTCGACAG aaaagttGAGTCGACAAGAAGAGGAGCATCAACTACAGGAAACGAGAAATGACTTCCCAGGATTCGGAGCAGCAGGCCGTCTACACCCTCTTCACagtaaagaaaacaaaaatgaatCTTCGTTTGAGAAAAGATGGCCTTATACTTTAAATTGGAATAGAGAACGTACGACATCTAGTGATAATGCATTTGCTAATAAGTTTGTgaataatacaattaatttcGGTCGTAAATCAAACAACGGTTACACTCTAAACCTTAAGATGCAAAATAATATCGCAGAGAATAAGAATATATCTAATAGGTTTCATTCTAGATTATCTGAAgataattataacaataatacATTTCACAATAATTTCAAGATAAATAACATCAGCCGTAATAGTCAAGAGTATAGATTTTCACCTCGTAGGTATAAGATATTAGTAACTACCGAGTCAACTACAAAATTTGACGATATTACGAAGCGTAATAAATCGTAA
- the LOC100642367 gene encoding glutamine-rich protein 2: MVSSLKAGPSLYLQEYNIIDDSSDVKQRVRSTDAISVKVDVVSDVKDGASQRAVDLKETTGVRKQVGPGKEGKCETVIFVEPIVDGATPTALGFKRLEKNVNELQQRFQALEELATTPELIERLKGKITDPLTDVWQIISITKRLDASEQGIDKLTKMVQDVMKGDTTLATEDTSKLEERLVNLENALNNLDHVVQNLQLISDDREVEAIKNPVIAETTGEEEEAQLVHEEKQPVRRITLSEILGEIDIRKMHQDVGNLQMEVSQMKNQLKDLNEKIDKTKTELTKEIEAKQLTTQRDENPVERTQKEETEETTKEITPRKDTPPEPRTQVENSKEMIDSEELKDMRKRISKLEKDVITISDKVDKVQVSGVAGATNIDNLVSKYNEVQAEMEKLNQTADRLIDDRETREMHLNALLEQVELLKTIKADREDLEEALADKADAQAIHRKVSYDQFDAACDDLAHGLEDAINKLGQQEEIWQQALDEVQKEIEGKVDKMEISPLKDFVNHRLKSLQDKLKRVAEARQDIEAAGTKKMLRDVQCISCDKDVVMRMDPPHKFKVETLPCTTSMKPYLTYELDQVRKQHRRLPHSRNMIQFEAAMQEEAKKQKSARADTLVKTPRDHLCNRYCGGSHTITTPQQRVMRVGHFLTEWGPEIIQLTEGMIKGTDGKMYKGRRMPDKIDVCGPAYCDERGDELRSSDRQSITTIPSLRKPDKQSSTVSRRRSSRRQSREITKEVIEEFAETPRTETEDQSDRSASAPMDTVEPTEHVIQYIEEEELGEQD, translated from the exons ATGGTAAGTTCCCTAAAAGCAGGTCCCTCGCTTTACCTTCAAGAGTACAATATTATCGATGATTCCAGTGACGTGAAGCAACGAGTTCGTAGTACCGACGCTATAAGTGTAAAAGTGGATGTAGTCAGTGATG TCAAAGATGGAGCATCCCAACGCGCGGTAGATTTAAAAGAGACAACAGGTGTCAGAAAACAAGTTGGTCCTGGGAAAGAAGGCAAATGCGAAACTGTTATCTTTGTAGAACCGATTGTTGATGGTGCAACCCCTACAGCTTTAGGTTTCAAACGACTCgaaaaaaat gTTAACGAACTTCAACAACGGTTTCAAGCATTGGAAGAGTTAGCAACGACTCCAGAGCTTATCGAACGACTGAAAGGTAAAATCACCGATCCCCTGACCGACGTTTGGCAAATTATCAGCATTACCAAAAGATTGGACGCCAGTGAACAAGGTATTGATAAG TTGACAAAAATGGTGCAAGATGTGATGAAGGGTGACACAACACTCGCAACGGAAGACACGTCGAAGCTCGAAGAAAGACTAGTGAATTTAGAAAACGCTTTAAACAATTTGGATCACGTCGTTCAGAATTTACAATTAATCTCTGACGATAGAGAGGTTGAGGCGATAAAAAACCCTGTAATTGCTGAAACGACcggggaagaagaagaagctcaGCTTGTACATGAAGAAAAGCAGCCCGTTAGACGAATTACATTAAGCGAAATTCTAGGCGAAATAGACATAAGAAAAATGCACCAGGACGTGGGTAACTTGCAAATGGAAGTTAGCCAAATGAAAAATCAACTGAAAGATTTGAACGAAAAGATTGACAAAACAAAAACTG AACTGACCAAAGAGATAGAAGCAAAACAACTGACTACGCAAAGGGACGAAAATCCGGTCGAAAGAACACAGAAGGAGGAAACAGAGGAAACGACGAAGGAAATAACACCACGTAAAGACACACCTCCAGAACCACGCACTCAGGTTGAAAATTCGAAGGAAATGATAGATTCAGAAGAATTGAAAGACATGAGAAAACGAATTTCAAAATTAGAAAAGGACGTGATTACCATATCTGATAAAGTAGACAAAGTACAAGTGTCTGGTGTTGCAGGCGCCACTAATATCGACAATTTAGTCTCTAAGTATAACGAGGTTCAAGCTGAAATGGAGAAATTGAATCAAACCGCGGATCGTCTGATCGATGATCGTGAAACTCGCGAAATGCATCTTAAT GCGCTATTAGAACAAGTGGAACTTTTGAAAACCATTAAAGCCGATAGAGAAGATCTCGAAGAAGCTCTTGCCGATAAAGCTGATGCTCAGGCGATACATAGAAAG GTTTCTTACGATCAATTCGATGCAGCTTGCGATGATCTCGCACACGGCCTCGAAGACGCGATCAATAAATTGGGACAGCAAGAAGAGATCTGGCAACAAGCTCTGGATGAAGTGCAAAAGGAGATCGAGGGAAAAGTTGATAAAATGGAAATTTCTCCGCTGAAGGATTTCGTGAATCATCGACTGAAATCTCTTCAAGATAAATTGAAGAGGGTGGCGGAAGCGAGACAAGATATCGAAGCTGCCGGAACCAAAAAGATGCTTAG GGACGTTCAATGCATATCCTGCGACAAGGATGTGGTCATGAGAATGGATCCTCCCCACAAATTTAAAGTTGAAACATTACCATGCACCACAAGCATGAAGCCGTATCTGACCTATGAATTGGATCAGGTTAGAAAACAACACAGAAGGTTACCTCATAGTAGAAATATGATTCAATTTGAAGCAGCCATGCAGGAAGAGGCAAAGAAGCAGAAGAGCGCAAGAGCGGACACGCTTGTAAAGACTCCTAG AGATCATCTGTGCAATCGATACTGCGGTGGAAGTCACACGATTACCACTCCTCAGCAAAGAGTAATGCGAGTGGGCCATTTCCTCACTGAGTGGGGACCGGAAATAATTCAGCTGACGGAAGGGATGATAAAGGGAACGGACGGTAAGATGTATAAAGGCCGGCGAATGCCAGATAAAATCGATGTTTGCGGACCTGCATACTGCGACGAGCGTGGCGACGAACTTCGATCATCG GATAGACAATCGATAACTACTATACCATCCTTGCGAAAGCCTGACAAGCAAAGTTCCACTGTTTCAA GAAGACGATCGTCGAGGAGACAATCTCGAGAAATAACTAAGGAAGTAATAGAAGAG TTTGCAGAGACACCGAGAACAGAGACAGAAGATCAATCTGATAGATCTGCCAGTGCACCGATGGATACAGTTGAACCTACAGAACATGTTATTCAATACATAGAAGAAGAGGAACTGGGAGAACAAGACTAA